The proteins below come from a single Caulobacter flavus genomic window:
- a CDS encoding AAA family ATPase: MLRTIEVDGFRSLLDFKIALEDGLNILVGSNGTGKSNFITFLDFIAAFIEGNLNSAIGVAHGSGAVFSKEKYDSQSNAKLSFIVRGDLKEIRPTTNWFPDEARHKGPLDYEYKCTLGYIAEVPAIYVAEETVTVTLHNLKPFSIHRKTEHYDGDFHSKVSLSARSHAIAKSMLRWQRGSNRDTEIERILSHIVRPDMSLINYIRSDHVAFMSLSLELTQYRSINIDPAMARLPTPVGLTSELERNGKGLAGSLYQLKEGQYFSRRLQARRSTKAIREHQAKTYKSIISWCKEVNQNIASVDVKLDFQAAEFRPSMTFSVDGSEALYPFSRISDGTVKWLALSTILFLEEAASVIEEPENFLHPFMQESFINLCRQVMNNAEGGTKGLIISTHSPTILDCCTPSEIIIISLDGAKTTSSRVANRQQLADKIANSRFGLGYYYRSGALYAEDSSPG; this comes from the coding sequence ATGCTGCGCACGATTGAGGTTGATGGATTCCGATCACTTCTAGACTTTAAAATTGCTTTGGAAGATGGACTAAATATCCTTGTCGGCTCAAACGGGACCGGAAAATCGAACTTTATAACATTCCTTGATTTCATTGCCGCCTTTATTGAAGGAAATCTAAATTCTGCAATTGGCGTAGCGCACGGATCCGGAGCTGTATTTAGTAAGGAAAAATACGACTCTCAAAGCAATGCAAAACTCTCTTTCATAGTGAGAGGTGATTTAAAAGAAATACGCCCGACGACAAACTGGTTTCCCGACGAAGCCAGGCATAAGGGCCCTCTTGATTATGAATACAAGTGTACGCTCGGATACATAGCCGAAGTACCAGCTATATACGTTGCCGAAGAAACAGTTACGGTAACACTTCACAATTTAAAACCATTTTCCATTCACAGAAAAACAGAACATTACGATGGTGACTTTCACTCGAAAGTAAGCCTTTCAGCAAGAAGCCATGCCATAGCAAAGTCAATGCTTAGATGGCAACGCGGATCAAACAGAGATACTGAGATTGAAAGAATATTGTCTCACATTGTCCGCCCAGACATGTCTTTAATTAATTATATTCGCAGTGATCACGTCGCGTTTATGAGCCTATCACTTGAACTTACTCAATACAGGTCAATCAATATTGACCCCGCCATGGCGCGCCTACCGACCCCAGTTGGCCTTACAAGCGAGCTCGAAAGAAACGGCAAAGGCCTCGCCGGCTCCCTATACCAACTCAAGGAGGGCCAATACTTCTCAAGACGACTTCAAGCACGCAGATCCACGAAAGCAATTCGTGAACATCAAGCAAAAACATATAAATCCATAATAAGTTGGTGCAAAGAGGTAAATCAAAACATAGCTTCCGTTGACGTAAAGCTAGATTTTCAAGCAGCTGAGTTTCGCCCATCAATGACATTTAGCGTTGATGGATCGGAGGCCCTATATCCATTTTCAAGAATAAGCGACGGAACCGTAAAGTGGCTAGCCTTATCCACTATACTTTTTCTTGAAGAAGCAGCTTCAGTTATAGAAGAGCCGGAAAATTTTCTCCATCCATTTATGCAAGAGTCATTTATAAATCTTTGCCGACAAGTGATGAACAATGCAGAGGGCGGAACAAAGGGATTAATAATATCGACGCACAGCCCAACAATTCTTGACTGCTGCACACCTTCCGAGATAATTATAATATCACTTGACGGCGCGAAGACGACATCCAGTCGAGTAGCAAACAGGCAGCAGCTCGCAGATAAAATCGCCAATTCTAGATTTGGCCTTGGATACTACTACAGGAGCGGGGCGCTTTATGCCGAAGATAGCAGCCCTGGTTGA
- the uvrB gene encoding excinuclease ABC subunit UvrB, whose amino-acid sequence MPSSQNPGVSDASTPFVLDAQLDGALEGMPMLWTPHRPARPEKSEGGKTFKLVSSYEPAGDQPTAIKELVEGVENGDQDQVLLGVTGSGKTFTMAKVIEATQRPALILAPNKTLAAQLYSEMKAFFPENAVEYFVSYYDYYQPEAYVPRTDTFIEKDSSINEQIDRMRHSATRAILERDDVIVVASVSCIYGIGSVETYTAMTFTLTVGDRVDEKQLMADLVAQQYKRNDQAFERGTFRRRGDTIEIFPAHYEDRAWRVSMFGDEVEAIAEFDPLTGKKTADMETIKVYANSHHVTPRPTLRQAIIEIRKELKERLAWLNANGKLLEAQRLEQRTTFDLEMIETTGSCAGIENYSRYLSGRRPGEPPPTFFEYIPDNALLFTDESHQTVPQIGAMYKGDRNRKWTLAEYGFRLPSALDNRPLKFEEWDAMRPQSVHVSATPAAWELERAGGVFAEQVIRPTGLIDPPVEVRPVAKDGASQVDDVVDEIRQTISKGYRTLVTVLTKKMAEDLTEYLNEQGIRVRYMHSDVDTLERIEIIRDLRLGNFDVLVGINLLREGLDIPECGLVAILDADKEGFLRSETSLVQTIGRAARNVDGKVILYADRITGSMERAMAETARRRDKQNAYNLEHGITPESVKRDIKDILASPYERGDRVLVPMGVADASGAEKPFSGDNFKAALRDLEAKMREAAANLEFETAARLRDEIKRMKLLDLEFANEALTGAGEAVDKSAPKRVRAEHRAEQAEAFRKGKR is encoded by the coding sequence ATGCCCAGCAGCCAGAACCCCGGCGTTTCCGACGCCTCGACGCCCTTCGTCCTCGACGCGCAGCTAGACGGCGCCCTGGAAGGCATGCCGATGCTGTGGACGCCCCACCGTCCGGCCCGGCCCGAGAAGTCGGAAGGCGGCAAGACCTTCAAGCTGGTCTCGTCCTACGAGCCGGCCGGCGACCAGCCGACGGCCATCAAGGAGCTGGTCGAGGGCGTCGAGAACGGCGACCAGGACCAGGTGCTGCTCGGCGTCACCGGCTCGGGCAAGACCTTCACCATGGCCAAGGTCATCGAGGCCACCCAGCGCCCGGCGCTGATCCTGGCCCCCAACAAGACCCTGGCCGCCCAGCTCTACAGCGAGATGAAGGCGTTCTTCCCGGAGAACGCGGTCGAGTACTTCGTCAGCTACTACGACTACTACCAGCCGGAGGCCTACGTCCCGCGCACCGACACCTTCATCGAGAAGGACAGCTCGATCAACGAGCAGATCGACCGCATGCGCCACTCGGCCACGCGGGCGATCCTGGAGCGCGACGACGTCATCGTCGTGGCCTCGGTGTCGTGCATCTACGGCATCGGCTCGGTCGAGACCTACACGGCCATGACCTTCACCCTGACCGTCGGCGACCGGGTCGACGAGAAGCAGCTGATGGCCGACCTGGTGGCCCAGCAGTACAAGCGCAACGACCAGGCCTTCGAGCGCGGCACGTTCCGCCGCCGCGGCGACACCATCGAGATCTTCCCCGCCCACTACGAGGACCGCGCCTGGCGCGTCTCGATGTTCGGCGACGAGGTCGAGGCGATCGCCGAGTTCGACCCGCTGACCGGCAAGAAGACCGCCGACATGGAGACCATCAAGGTCTACGCCAACAGCCACCACGTCACCCCGCGCCCCACCCTGCGCCAGGCGATCATCGAGATCCGCAAGGAGCTGAAGGAACGCCTGGCGTGGCTGAACGCCAACGGCAAGCTGCTGGAGGCCCAGCGCCTGGAGCAGCGCACCACCTTCGACCTGGAGATGATCGAGACCACCGGCTCCTGCGCCGGCATCGAGAACTACAGCCGCTATCTCTCGGGCCGCCGGCCGGGCGAGCCGCCGCCGACCTTCTTCGAATACATCCCCGACAACGCCCTGCTGTTCACCGACGAGAGCCACCAGACGGTTCCGCAGATCGGCGCCATGTACAAGGGCGACCGCAACCGCAAATGGACCCTGGCCGAATACGGCTTCCGCCTGCCCTCGGCCCTGGACAACCGCCCCCTCAAGTTCGAGGAGTGGGACGCCATGCGGCCCCAGTCGGTGCACGTCTCGGCCACCCCCGCCGCGTGGGAGCTGGAGCGCGCCGGCGGCGTCTTCGCCGAGCAGGTCATCCGCCCCACCGGCCTGATCGACCCGCCGGTCGAGGTGCGCCCCGTGGCCAAGGACGGCGCCTCCCAGGTCGACGACGTCGTCGACGAGATCCGCCAGACCATCAGCAAGGGCTACCGCACCCTGGTCACCGTCCTGACCAAGAAGATGGCCGAGGACCTGACCGAATACCTCAACGAGCAGGGCATCCGCGTCCGCTACATGCACTCGGACGTCGACACCCTGGAGCGCATCGAGATCATCCGCGACCTGCGCCTGGGCAATTTCGACGTGCTCGTGGGCATCAACCTGCTGCGCGAGGGCCTCGACATTCCCGAGTGCGGCCTGGTGGCCATCCTCGACGCCGACAAGGAAGGCTTCCTGCGCTCGGAGACCTCGCTGGTCCAGACCATCGGCCGCGCCGCCCGCAACGTCGACGGCAAGGTCATCCTCTACGCCGACCGGATCACCGGCAGCATGGAGCGGGCCATGGCCGAGACCGCCCGCCGCCGCGACAAGCAGAACGCCTACAACCTCGAGCACGGCATCACGCCCGAAAGCGTCAAGCGCGACATCAAGGACATCCTCGCCAGCCCCTACGAGCGCGGCGACCGCGTCCTGGTGCCCATGGGCGTCGCCGACGCCTCGGGCGCCGAGAAGCCGTTCAGCGGCGACAACTTCAAGGCCGCCCTGCGCGACCTCGAAGCCAAGATGCGCGAAGCCGCCGCCAACCTCGAGTTCGAGACCGCCGCGAGACTGCGCGACGAGATCAAGCGCATGAAGCTGCTCGACCTGGAGTTTGCGAACGAGGCCCTGACGGGGGCCGGCGAGGCCGTGGACAAGTCAGCGCCCAAGCGGGTGCGGGCGGAACATAGGGCGGAGCAGGCGGAGGCGTTTCGGAAGGGGAAAAGGTAG
- a CDS encoding DUF1810 domain-containing protein, with product MPHDLARFLAAQASAYPAALAELRGGRKRTHWMWFVFPQVGGLGRSPTAQFYAIAGLDEARAYLAHPVLGPRLLDCVEALLALPGGDPHAVFGSPDDAKLRSSLTLFSAAAPDEPRFRAALAKYFDGRDDPLTLERL from the coding sequence ATGCCCCACGACCTCGCCCGCTTCCTAGCCGCCCAGGCCAGCGCCTACCCCGCCGCGCTCGCCGAGCTGCGCGGCGGGCGCAAGCGGACGCACTGGATGTGGTTCGTCTTCCCGCAGGTCGGGGGCCTGGGGCGTAGTCCGACGGCCCAGTTTTACGCGATCGCGGGACTGGACGAGGCTCGGGCCTATCTGGCTCATCCGGTGCTGGGGCCCCGCTTGCTGGACTGCGTCGAGGCGCTCCTGGCCCTGCCCGGCGGCGACCCCCACGCCGTGTTCGGGTCGCCAGACGACGCCAAGCTGCGCTCCAGCCTCACCCTGTTTTCCGCCGCCGCGCCGGACGAGCCGCGCTTCCGGGCCGCGCTGGCCAAGTACTTCGATGGGCGGGACGATCCGCTGACGCTGGAGCGGCTGTGA
- a CDS encoding LysR family transcriptional regulator translates to MRLFTRVVERRSFTQAAADLALPRSTATEAVQQLEARLGVRLLQRTTRSVAPTLDGEAYYRRCLKLLDELDETENAFRRASPRGELRVDVQGALARRFLLPGLPAFLATYPELRLRMTEGDRLVDLVAEGVDCVLRLGTPSENNMAARRVALLPEVTCAAPAYVERRGAPASPADLARHRMVGFARPDGGWHPLEVTEGDAVRQVQVPADVVVSSAESSLAMGLLGLGLIQVPRYRADEHLASGALVEVLATHPPTPTPVHLLWPRDRQLSARTRVFIDWAAERLKAAG, encoded by the coding sequence ATGCGTCTCTTTACCCGCGTCGTCGAACGCCGCAGCTTCACCCAGGCCGCCGCCGATCTGGCCCTGCCCCGCTCCACCGCCACCGAGGCCGTCCAGCAGCTGGAGGCCCGCCTGGGCGTGCGGCTCCTGCAGCGCACCACCCGCAGTGTCGCCCCCACCCTGGACGGCGAGGCCTATTACCGTCGCTGCCTCAAGCTGCTCGACGAACTCGACGAGACCGAGAACGCCTTCCGCCGCGCCAGCCCGCGCGGCGAACTGCGGGTCGACGTCCAAGGCGCCCTGGCCCGCCGCTTCCTGCTGCCCGGCCTGCCCGCCTTCCTGGCGACCTATCCCGAACTGCGCCTGCGGATGACCGAAGGCGACCGGCTGGTCGACCTGGTGGCCGAGGGCGTCGACTGCGTGCTGCGCCTGGGAACGCCCTCGGAAAACAACATGGCCGCCCGCCGCGTCGCCTTGCTGCCCGAGGTCACATGCGCCGCCCCGGCCTATGTCGAGCGCCGCGGCGCTCCCGCCTCCCCCGCCGACCTGGCCCGCCACCGCATGGTCGGCTTTGCCCGCCCCGACGGCGGCTGGCATCCGCTGGAGGTCACCGAAGGCGACGCCGTCCGCCAGGTCCAGGTCCCCGCCGACGTCGTGGTCTCCAGCGCCGAAAGCTCCCTGGCCATGGGCCTGCTCGGCCTTGGCCTGATCCAGGTCCCCCGCTACCGCGCCGACGAACACCTGGCCTCGGGCGCCCTGGTCGAGGTGCTCGCCACCCATCCCCCGACCCCGACCCCCGTCCACCTCCTCTGGCCCCGCGACCGCCAGCTGTCGGCGCGGACCCGGGTATTCATCGACTGGGCGGCGGAGAGGCTGAAGGCGGCGGGGTGA
- a CDS encoding SDR family oxidoreductase has translation MNQNNGRTALVTGASGGIGEATALRLAADGFALIVNYAGRTAAAEGVAARIEAAGGRAVTARADIADPAAVARMFDMAQAAFGGVDVLVNNAGVMELATIADADDALFDRMVAVNLKGTFNTLREAARRMGPGGRIVNVSSSVVGLLQPTYGPYAAAKAGVEALTMVLARELRGRDITVNAVAPGPTATPLFLDGKPAELVERLGKAAPLERLGTPEDVAAVVSFLAGPDGAWVNGQTLRANGGII, from the coding sequence ATGAACCAGAACAACGGCAGGACGGCGCTGGTGACCGGCGCCTCGGGCGGCATCGGCGAGGCGACCGCCCTGCGGCTGGCGGCCGACGGCTTCGCCCTGATCGTCAACTATGCGGGCCGCACGGCGGCGGCCGAAGGCGTGGCGGCGCGGATCGAGGCGGCCGGCGGCCGGGCCGTGACGGCCCGGGCCGACATCGCCGACCCGGCGGCCGTGGCCCGGATGTTCGACATGGCGCAGGCGGCCTTCGGCGGCGTGGACGTACTGGTCAACAACGCCGGCGTCATGGAACTGGCGACGATCGCCGACGCCGACGACGCGCTGTTCGACAGGATGGTGGCGGTGAACCTGAAGGGGACCTTCAACACCCTGCGCGAGGCGGCGCGGCGGATGGGGCCGGGCGGCCGCATCGTCAACGTCTCGTCCAGCGTCGTGGGCCTGCTGCAGCCCACCTACGGCCCCTATGCGGCCGCCAAGGCCGGCGTCGAGGCCCTGACCATGGTCCTGGCCAGGGAACTGCGCGGGCGCGACATCACCGTCAACGCCGTCGCGCCCGGCCCCACGGCCACGCCGCTGTTCCTGGACGGCAAGCCGGCCGAGCTGGTCGAGCGCCTGGGCAAGGCCGCGCCGCTGGAGCGGCTGGGGACGCCGGAGGACGTCGCCGCCGTCGTCTCGTTCCTGGCCGGCCCCGACGGGGCGTGGGTCAACGGCCAGACCCTGCGCGCCAACGGCGGGATCATCTGA
- a CDS encoding PadR family transcriptional regulator, whose translation MPTDTDIFESLRQELRRGTLILAVLAQLKVERYGYSLRQALAEVGLEIDEGALYPMLRRLEGQGLLTSEWREEEKRKKRFYRLSTEGETVLERLAAEWRAINDTLQNLI comes from the coding sequence ATGCCGACAGACACGGACATCTTCGAATCCCTCCGCCAGGAGCTGCGTCGCGGGACGCTGATCCTGGCGGTGCTCGCCCAGCTGAAGGTCGAGCGCTACGGCTACAGCCTGCGCCAGGCCCTGGCGGAAGTCGGGCTGGAGATCGACGAAGGCGCGCTCTACCCGATGCTGCGCCGGCTCGAGGGCCAGGGCCTGCTGACCTCCGAATGGCGCGAGGAGGAGAAGCGCAAGAAGCGCTTCTACCGCCTCTCCACCGAGGGCGAGACCGTCCTCGAACGCCTGGCCGCCGAGTGGCGCGCCATCAACGACACCCTGCAAAATCTGATCTGA
- a CDS encoding HAAS signaling domain-containing protein, whose protein sequence is MDLLDRYLAAVAALLPKAQREDIVAELRDLLLNRIEEKEEALGRPLTDKEREAVLKDFGHPLAVAGRYGPQQSLIGPTVYPFYVFALKIALAVAAAISIVPALAAIVLGQANPARLIANAAFDHFPSSALMLAGLVTLVAAGIERGWVPLTGLTEWKVSELPVPTKKKGVFETRFNAVAEVVVTSLFILWWTGLWKVDIASSMNVKHGLSLEPSAIWAALYWPILAIAAVQLVGALVALLQTGRVRLRAAFELVLGVAGMALTTVLWKAVPLFTVQPAGLPEAARLQQVLDMGVHVAMLVSGITFACYIGAAAWRLYKGAR, encoded by the coding sequence ATGGACCTGCTCGACCGCTATCTCGCCGCCGTCGCCGCCCTTTTGCCCAAGGCCCAGCGCGAGGACATCGTCGCCGAACTGCGCGACCTGCTGCTCAACCGCATCGAGGAGAAGGAAGAGGCCCTGGGCCGCCCCCTGACCGACAAGGAGCGCGAGGCCGTGCTCAAGGACTTCGGCCATCCGCTGGCCGTGGCCGGCCGCTACGGCCCCCAGCAGAGCCTGATCGGCCCGACCGTCTATCCGTTCTACGTGTTCGCGCTGAAGATCGCCCTGGCGGTCGCCGCGGCGATCTCGATCGTCCCGGCCCTGGCGGCCATCGTGCTGGGCCAGGCCAACCCGGCCCGCCTGATCGCCAACGCCGCCTTCGACCACTTCCCGAGCTCGGCCCTGATGCTGGCGGGCCTGGTCACCCTGGTGGCGGCGGGGATCGAGCGCGGCTGGGTGCCGCTGACGGGGCTGACCGAATGGAAGGTCAGCGAGCTGCCCGTGCCGACCAAGAAGAAGGGGGTGTTCGAGACCCGCTTCAACGCCGTGGCCGAGGTGGTCGTGACCTCGCTGTTCATCCTGTGGTGGACGGGGCTGTGGAAGGTCGACATCGCCAGCTCGATGAACGTCAAGCACGGCCTGTCGCTCGAACCGTCGGCGATCTGGGCTGCGCTGTACTGGCCGATCCTGGCGATCGCGGCGGTGCAGCTGGTCGGGGCGCTGGTCGCCCTGCTGCAGACCGGCCGGGTGCGGCTGCGGGCCGCCTTCGAACTGGTCCTGGGCGTGGCGGGCATGGCCCTGACCACCGTGCTGTGGAAGGCGGTCCCGCTGTTCACCGTTCAGCCCGCCGGTCTGCCCGAAGCCGCCAGGCTGCAGCAGGTGCTCGACATGGGCGTCCACGTGGCGATGCTGGTCTCGGGGATCACCTTCGCCTGCTACATCGGCGCGGCCGCCTGGCGCCTGTACAAGGGCGCCCGCTGA
- a CDS encoding DUF885 domain-containing protein — MQNRRELLLSTVAAGLAAAAAPSLGFAQPAAASASGEAAKMNAFFDAAMAKLMRQAPELTTSLGLDKDDLAWTKGLLSDRSFEAIAASAAQTTAQLAELRAIDRKQLTGMDAVNYDTVEFTLAVQDEGNRKFTYAGGGSGAPYVLSQLTGSYQSMPDFLDTQHSIETKADADAYLQRMEGFARLMDQETLIAKRDYADGVIPPDFVIDKALVQMKAFADTPTADTTLVKSIARRTKEKNIAGDWAAEASKVYENSVLPALKRQIALLESVRPKANHDAGVWRLKDGGEYYRVSLENYTTSTMGPEEIHQLGLDLVKSISAEADKLFKSIGMTKGTVGERMAELGKDIYENTDPAKEQLIADLNTKAKWIEKQLPAYFGQLPKAPLEIRRVPKAIEAGAPGGYYNSPSLDGKRPGIYWINLRDTAEQAKYTLTTLTVHEGVPGHHLQLSLSNEAQGLPLIRKVIGFSGYAEGWALYSEELAVEMGIYKGDPRGHIGMLHDALFRAVRLVVDSGMHYKKWTREQAVKYMAETMGDEESGTITEIERYVVWPGQACSYMLGKITWLRARERAKKALGKKFDIKKFHDAGLLSGMTPLTVLDRVVDDYIAATKAGK; from the coding sequence TTGCAAAATCGCCGCGAACTCCTGCTGTCGACCGTGGCCGCCGGCCTGGCCGCCGCCGCCGCCCCGTCGCTGGGCTTCGCCCAGCCGGCCGCCGCCTCCGCCTCTGGCGAAGCCGCCAAGATGAACGCGTTCTTCGACGCCGCCATGGCCAAGCTGATGCGCCAGGCGCCGGAGCTGACCACGAGCCTGGGCCTCGACAAGGACGACCTGGCCTGGACCAAGGGCCTGCTTTCGGACCGTTCGTTCGAGGCGATCGCCGCCAGCGCCGCCCAGACCACCGCCCAGCTGGCCGAGCTGCGCGCCATCGACCGCAAGCAGCTGACCGGCATGGACGCCGTCAACTACGACACCGTCGAGTTCACCCTGGCGGTGCAGGACGAGGGCAACCGCAAGTTCACCTACGCCGGCGGCGGCTCGGGCGCGCCCTACGTGCTGAGCCAGCTGACGGGCTCCTACCAGTCGATGCCCGACTTCCTCGACACGCAGCACAGCATCGAGACCAAGGCCGACGCCGACGCCTACCTGCAGCGCATGGAAGGCTTCGCCCGACTGATGGATCAGGAGACCCTGATCGCCAAGCGCGACTACGCCGACGGCGTGATCCCGCCCGACTTCGTCATCGACAAGGCCCTCGTCCAGATGAAGGCCTTCGCCGACACCCCGACGGCTGACACCACCCTGGTCAAGTCGATCGCCCGCCGGACCAAGGAAAAGAACATCGCCGGCGACTGGGCCGCCGAAGCCAGCAAGGTCTACGAGAACTCGGTGCTGCCGGCCCTGAAGCGCCAGATCGCGCTGCTGGAAAGCGTGCGCCCGAAGGCCAACCACGACGCCGGCGTGTGGCGCCTGAAGGACGGCGGCGAGTACTATCGCGTGTCGCTGGAGAACTACACGACCTCGACCATGGGTCCCGAGGAGATCCACCAGCTGGGTCTCGACCTGGTGAAGTCGATCTCAGCCGAGGCCGACAAGCTGTTCAAGTCGATCGGCATGACCAAGGGCACGGTCGGCGAGCGCATGGCCGAGCTGGGCAAGGACATCTACGAGAACACCGACCCGGCCAAGGAACAGCTGATCGCCGACCTCAACACCAAGGCCAAGTGGATCGAGAAGCAGCTGCCGGCCTATTTCGGCCAGCTGCCCAAGGCCCCGCTGGAAATCCGCCGCGTGCCCAAGGCCATCGAGGCCGGCGCGCCGGGCGGCTACTACAACTCGCCCTCGCTGGACGGCAAGCGCCCGGGGATCTACTGGATCAACCTGCGCGACACGGCCGAGCAGGCCAAGTACACCCTGACCACCCTGACGGTGCACGAGGGCGTCCCGGGCCACCACCTGCAGCTGTCGCTGTCGAACGAAGCCCAGGGCCTGCCGCTGATCCGCAAGGTCATCGGCTTCTCGGGCTACGCCGAGGGCTGGGCGCTGTACTCCGAAGAGCTGGCCGTCGAGATGGGCATCTACAAGGGCGACCCGCGCGGCCACATCGGCATGCTGCACGACGCCCTGTTCCGCGCCGTCCGCCTCGTGGTCGACAGCGGCATGCACTACAAGAAGTGGACCCGCGAACAGGCCGTCAAGTACATGGCCGAGACCATGGGCGACGAGGAAAGCGGCACGATCACCGAGATCGAACGCTACGTCGTGTGGCCGGGCCAGGCCTGCTCGTACATGCTGGGCAAGATCACCTGGCTGCGCGCCCGCGAGCGCGCCAAGAAGGCCCTGGGCAAGAAGTTCGACATCAAGAAGTTCCACGACGCGGGCCTGCTGTCGGGCATGACCCCGCTGACCGTGCTGGACCGCGTGGTCGACGACTACATCGCCGCCACCAAGGCCGGGAAGTAG